The region gcattggtgggggggggggaagaagcaaaggattgaactgtaaatattgcaAAAGTTGAGGTCCTATCCTGTGAAGTCATTGCACTGCCAAAACGTGTGTTCCTGCAGGACAGTGTGCTTTACAGTGGTCACCAAACAAGACTCACCATTCTGCACAGCCAGGCCACCGCCACAAACAATAACTGGGCGACAGTGGTCTCACCAGAGCCCTAGGTGCTGGAAAGCCAGCAGTAGGGGGTGGGCCATGGGCACAGAGGGTGTGTGAGAAccggggcatttctgggcagtggggaaggaaccaggtgcagggaggaggtaggagggatgCATCTGGCTGTAAAGATGCATGCTAGAAatcccctctttttaaacttatccccatctcttttttcttctcGGTCACATGCCACCAAAATAGTAATGGGGGTTGGGAGAGGGATgaattgggtccaggaaaggggAATCAGCAGCAGTGAATCCAAGATGCTGAATCCAAGCCCTCTTCTTGGACCCTATCTCATGGACTGGGTCCACCAAGACCTGCAACAGTGAttttggtggcacaagtccaagtgcacTGTggaataaaggggaaaaaagttccctTTCTCAGAGTTCCCTTTCTCTgggactgttccccccccccataggatgctaTACAAGCCGCcttggtgcaactgcattggaggggagagagagaaagcataGGATTTAACATAGCATAGGATCCAAGTGTAATCCTCAAATGCAGCCCCAAACACAGGATTGTTTAATAGTTAAATCCATTAAACAATCCTGTGTTTGGGGCTGCGTTTGAGGATTACACTTGGATGAACAGATGTAAAAAACATATCCAAAAAACCACATTTTCTTTtataaaattacattttaatgGAGAGACTGCACATTTTGTTGATTTCTATAAAATCAGTTTTGTACAAAAGTGAATAAGAATGGAGGACCTCTTAACTGTCAAGCATTCAAAATTACAGCTTATACATGACAACTTTGTATGGCTATGTATATGTGCAAGCCTTTTTTAGACTGTGCATTGATCACTTTATTGTTTATAGCTTATCATGTATGGATCAAATGGCTTGTTTacaattttttttgtaattttatgtaattttctgttattttatgttttctcttttttttcttaatttttttatttttgaaatttgtATTATTCTAATAAAGCAGAAAGAAAATATGTGTAAATAACAGGAAAGACTTACTCAATTGGGATAAATATTTTACTAGCCAAAGAGAACTGAAACAATAATTGCTGTTTTGAGaataacaaaatttataaattGATTGGAAAGACAATTTACTTTTTTGAGAATAACTAATGAATAGAGAGGTTCTGATTAAAATTTTACAATTTTATAACTTCCATGATATCCCAATGACTCATTTTCTGATAGCATCTTGTATAATTAAGATGCCTCTGACACGCACGTCATCAGGCCATGAAAGAGAGCATAAAAGCCAGTGGGTTACTAAAGCTTGGTCAAGCACACTCCTTCCCAGGCAGACAAGCAATCAGGATCACAGGCACCAACTCCTGCCTCACCATGAATGCCAAGGTTGCTGTTTGTGCTGTTCTCACTCTTTTCCTGCTTTCTGCAACATTGATAGATGGTAAGCAAACTCTTGCTCCAAATTGATGCATGAATGCCAAAGGTATTGCTGTGCAACGTTCAAGACTTTAGCAGAGCAAGACTGGGCATTGTAGATGAGAAACAAGCCTAATGTGTAGATATGGGGTTGCTCATCATAATGGCAAGATTTCAAGCTGTTCTTCCTAGCATAGAAtactccaaaatgcagctcagatgGGCTGCTGACGCCTTGTGGAAAACTAAAGATGTTCTGCAAATTGTGTTCCTCTGTTTCATTAAATGTTAATCCTCTGCCCCTTTATAGCCATGCGACTGGCCCGGGCTGGAAGTGAGCTGCGCTGCCAATGTGTAAGCACCCACTCCCAAGTCATTCATCCCAAACACATCCAGTATGTCAAGCTGATCCAGAGTGGACCCCACTGCAAGGATGTGGAGATCATGTAAGTGCACTTGCTAATATTCACAGACTGCCGAAAGGAAGTCCACCAGGAAGTTCTGCTGCACTCTCCACGACAATACAAATGAGACTACCTTACACAACGATCATGCATTTCAGCAGAGCTTGTGTGGGAGGGTTTCCAATGTGCCTTTGAGGATTTTCTCTACTTTTGGAATAATACAAAAAAATTTTTAGGCTGCCATGAAAGTCAGTGGCACTGGCACCTAGTGTTCTTCTTACTGTGCCCATCAAGTTATTTTAAACATGTAGCCAGATGACAGCATTGTGCAAATGGTGTTGGTCTGATCTTCACACCCTTTTGGATGTTGTTATTTATCTGCAGTGCAACTCTCAAGGATGGCAGAGGTGTGTGCTTGGAAACCACAGCAGCCTGGGTGAAGCGGATCATCAAGGCCATCCTAGATAAGTAAGTTGTCCTTCTCTTCCAGTTCTAAGAAtggttttcagtggggcttgcaaaAGAGAAATTCCCAGTGGATTGTACCCTGTGGGCTAGAGAGAAGTCTGACTTCATTTTGCTCCTAACCAtgccccaaatctgccacccttCCTTTATGTTAGCATTATGCTAACTAAA is a window of Tiliqua scincoides isolate rTilSci1 chromosome 5, rTilSci1.hap2, whole genome shotgun sequence DNA encoding:
- the LOC136651860 gene encoding interleukin-8-like, yielding MNAKVAVCAVLTLFLLSATLIDAMRLARAGSELRCQCVSTHSQVIHPKHIQYVKLIQSGPHCKDVEIIATLKDGRGVCLETTAAWVKRIIKAILDKANAKSQL